A genome region from Triticum aestivum cultivar Chinese Spring chromosome 2B, IWGSC CS RefSeq v2.1, whole genome shotgun sequence includes the following:
- the LOC123043223 gene encoding uncharacterized protein yields the protein MEAIRRAASAAAAAAHHHHRPAVAAAAHHRRPAVAALHHRPAVAALHHRPAVAALHHRPDVAALHHRPGAPISTATARVAALHPSGVPICTATALHRPGAPIPSATARLPILRRTPPRAHFTPRRLCSQSTVDKVRSEIRRVKADRKDRFGLTLDKIDSITATVDKINKDISEPKYDASLDLGMTSIKVCGLVLSSGLALALVSFSVMWFGGGQGTKSTACVYVDKEMEYVKEDLLKKIDATGQ from the coding sequence ATGGAGGCTATTCgccgggccgcctccgccgccgccgccgccgcccaccaccaccaccgcccggccgtcgccgccgccgcccaccaccgCCGCCCGGCCGTCGCCGCCCTCCACCATCGCCCGGCCGTCGCCGCCCTCCACCACCGCCCGGCCGTCGCCGCCCTCCACCAccgccccgacgtcgccgccctccACCACCGCCCCGGCGCCCCCATCTCCACCGCCACTGCCCGCGTCGCCGCCCTCCACCCTTCCGGCGTCCCCATCTGCACCGCTACCGCCCTCCACCGCCCCGGCGCCCCCATCCCCAGCGCCACCGCCCGTCTCCCCATCCTCAGGCGCACTCCACCCCGCGCCCACTTCACCCCGCGCCGCCTCTGTTCGCAGTCCACCGTTGACAAGGTCCGCTCCGAGATCCGCCGGGTGAAAGCCGACCGGAAGGATCGCTTCGGACTCACCCTCGACAAAATTGACTCTATCACCGCCACCGTCGACAAGATAAACAAAGACATCTCCGAGCCCAAGTATGACGCCTCGCTCGACCTTGGGATGACCTCGATCAAAGTATGTGGACTTGTCCTTTCGTCAGGCTTGGCACTGGCTCTCGTGTCCTTCTCGGTCATGTGGTTTGGTGGAGGGCAGGGAACCAAGAGCACCGCCTGCGTCTATGTGGACAAGGAGATGGAATATGTGAAAGAAGATCTCCTGAAGAAGATCGACGCCACCGGCCAGTAG